In Phragmites australis chromosome 24, lpPhrAust1.1, whole genome shotgun sequence, the following are encoded in one genomic region:
- the LOC133907368 gene encoding fluoride export protein 1 — MESSSARGNASEGNRLGYARSASMDSAVHPSLPARSSSLLSRRSSRQDSRGSISLSREMGDSILNSMRHSLRSADQSLGDVDSSVLAQLIESGDRVLAPEGDVDEESENTSEQHKVGPLPDYSMMQNSGKIVAAPVSSMEPKDTIAHVPVSSSVKVEPYKLSLRLDYAAYLIHLGIFGFFGVFTRYGLQKLFGPDCLALTSDQSPLYPDLPSNMLGSFLMGWFGIIFKADIRHISDHLIVGISTGYMGSLTTFSGWNQKMVALSSKGHWVYAVAGVVLGMFIVNESITVGVETGERLRSLILKYVREKSSIGKKCDWEHWRVDTRTKQFVLQSVMMILMSSIWVLSIVLAVVKVRSLADGAVLWLGCSVAPPGVWLRWYLARLNGQGIGKQRSLKWLPIGTLAANVLAAGIMAALAVTSKAVHTERSATILSGIQLGFLGCLSTVSTFVAEVYTMRRSGQIARAFTYAASTFLLSFVLGTLVYSVPVWVKHYG; from the exons ATGGAGAGTTCATCGGCTAGAGGCAACGCTTCTGAGGGGAATCGCTTGGGTTATGCGAGAAGCGCATCCATGGATTCCGCAGTTCATCCTTCTTTACCTGCTAGGTCCAGTTCACTGTTAAGTAGGAGAAGCAGCAGGCAAGATTCAAGGGGATCCATCAGCCTCTCCCGAGAAATGGGGGACTCCATACTGAACTCAATGAGGCATTCCCTTCGGTCGGCGGATCAATCGCTAGGTGACGTAGATAGCTCGGTTCTGGCTCAGCTCATCGAGAGTGGTGACCGAGTTTTAGCACCTGAAGGCGATGTTGATGAGGAATCAGAAAACACCTCGGAGCAGCATAAGGTTGGCCCTCTTCCAGATTATTCAATGATGCAAAACAGTGGCAAAATTGTGGCAGCACCTGTATCTTCAATGGAGCCAAAAGATACTATTGCTCACGTCCCAGTGAGTTCATCTGTCAAG GTTGAACCGTACAAACTTTCTTTGAGGCTCGACTATGCTGCTTACCTGATCCACTTAGGCATCTTTGGATTTTTCGGG GTATTCACAAGGTATGGTCTCCAAAAGCTGTTTGGCCCAGACTGCCTGGCACTCACTTCAGACCAAAGCCCACTATACCCTGATCTTCCATCTAACATG CTTGGATCTTTCCTGATGGGCTGGTTTGGGATCATCTTCAAGGCTGATATACGGCACATATCTGATCATCTTATTGTTGGAATCTCGACTGGATACATGGGAAGCCTTACCACCTTCAGTGGGTGGAACCAGAAAATGGTTGCCTTATCTTCCAAAGGCCACTGGGTATATGCTGTAGCGGGCGTAGTGCTAG GAATGTTCATTGTCAATGAGTCCATCACGGTTGGTGTTGAGACGGGCGAGCGCCTACGGAGTTTGATCCTAAAATACGTCAGGGAGAAGAGTTCAATAGGGAAGAAATGTGACTGGGAGCACTGGAGGGTGGATACCAGGACTAAACAGTTCGTGCTTCAGTCtgtgatgatgattttgatgtCTTCCATATGGGTTCTGAGCATTGTTTTGGCTGTAGTGAAGGTGCGTAGTCTTGCTGATGGCGCTGTACTCTGGTTGGGCTGCTCGGTTGCGCCTCCGGGTGTTTGGTTACGATGGTACTTGGCAAGGCTAAATGGCCAGGGAATTGGAAAGCAGAGATCCCTCAAATGGCTTCCCATTGGGACCCTTGCAGCCAATGTTCTTGCTGCAGGCATCATGGCAGCACTGGCTGTAACATCCAAAGCG GTACACACAGAGCGATCGGCAACTATTCTTAGTGGCATACAGCTCGGTTTCCTTGGTTGCTTGAGCACAGTGTCTACTTTCGTTGCTGAAGTGTACACCATGAGAAGAAGCGGGCAGATCGCCAGGGCCTTTACTTATGCTGCATCCACCTTCTTGCTCTCGTTTGTGCTGGGAACTCTAGTATACTCGGTGCCAGTTTGGGTAAAGCATTATGGATGA
- the LOC133907978 gene encoding pentatricopeptide repeat-containing protein At2g21090-like, which yields MPAPGGPPPPASSPPYSGLFAALHHCISGGNASAAVSLLPTLARAGLRAPFPLLSSLARLLLLRPAAPAFPSLAGRLLLYVRLAGLKRLVPCSTQLANRLLSLHFLLGRPGDARGLFAKMPRPSVHSYNAMLAGYARLALAGPAAEVFAAMPHRDLVSYNAALLALARGGEMQGAMALYSELRNMSPSLGYSHHTFLALLIACAELMDGELATQLHAHLAVLGFLSDVNIASSLIEVYRKRGCVDAAAKLFDEMPVKDLQMWTTIVCAYAEDGQLAAARRIFDQMPDRNIFSWNALIEGFVSHGQPVEALDMFQHLMMEDLRPDQFTFASCLSACSAMCSLNHGLQIHGWLLRTAFDRSVMIMSSLIDMYSKCDYLAGAKQVFSLTGQERRGAVLWNGMLSALCHHGHAQEAIELFVQMLQERLKPDANTFLLVFTACCHCSLVEEGVKFFGLMTERYKIVPGEDHYIRIVDLDGHADKDKDFGMLHQKEMAMEGQVDIGLLMGVAQRQISLKANSLLSHHMPMDTGNRNFTLRFN from the exons ATGCCCGCTCCCGGcgggccgccgccaccggcctcctcgccgccgtaCTCCGGCCTCTTTGCGGCGCTGCATCACTGCATCTCCGGTGGCAACGCCTCTGCAGCCGTCTCCCTCCTGCCAACCCTCGCACGCGCCGGCCTGCGCGCGCCGTTCccgctcctctcctccctcgcgcgcctcctcctgctccgCCCCGCCGCGCCGGCCTTCCCCTCCCTggccggccgcctcctcctctacGTCCGCCTCGCTGGCCTCAAGCGCCTCGTCCCCTGCTCCACTCAGCTCGCAAACCGCCTCCTGTCCCTGCACTTCCTCCTCGGCCGCCCGGGCGATGCCCGCGGGCTGTTCGCCAAAATGCCCCGCCCCAGCGTCCACTCCTACAACGCCATGCTCGCCGGGTATGCGCGCCTCGCTCTCGCCGGCCCCGcggccgaggtcttcgcagccATGCCACACAGGGACCTTGTCTCCTACAACGCTGCTCTGCTTGCGCTTGCTCGTGGTGGCGAAATGCAAGGAGCCATGGCGCTGTACTCCGAGCTCCGGAACATGTCGCCTTCCCTTGGGTACAGCCATCACACCTTCTTGGCGCTCCTTATTGCCTGTGCGGAGCTCATGGACGGGGAGCTTGCCACGCAACTCCATGCCCATTTGGCTGTTCTCGGGTTCTTGTCTGATGTCAACATTGCCAGCTCTCTTATTGAGGTGTACAGAAAACGCGGTTGCGTTGATGCTGCAGCGAAGCTGTTCGATGAGATGCCTGTTAAAGATTTGCAGATGTGGACGACTATAGTTTGTGCCTATGCAGAAGATGGCCAATTGGCTGCTGCTCGTCGGATCTTTGATCAGATGCCAGATAGGAATATATTTTCATGGAATGCTCTCATCGAGGGATTTGTTAGCCATGGGCAGCCAGTGGAAGCTTTGGATATGTTTCAAcacttgatgatggaagatTTGCGGCCAGATCAATTCACCTTCGCTAGTTGTCTGAGTGCTTGTTCAGCTATGTGTTCACTGAATCATGGGCTGCAGATCCATGGATGGTTGCTAAGAACTGCTTTTGATCGAAGTGTAATGATCATGAGCTCACTCATTGACATGTATTCAAAATGCGACTATTTGGCTGGTGCCAAGCAGGTGTTCAGCCTGACAGGTCAGGAAAGGAGGGGTGCTGTGTTGTGGAATGGAATGTTGTCTGCTCTGTGTCATCATGGGCATGCACAGGAGGCGATAGAATTGTTTGTTCAGATGCTTCAGGAGAGGCTGAAACCTGATGCTAACACATTCTTGCTGGTTTTCACAGCTTGCTGCCATTGCAGCCTAGTTGAAGAAGGCGTGAAATTCTTTGGTTTGATGACTGAGAGATATAAGATTGTTCCAGGAGAAGACCACTACATTCGTATAGTGGATTTG GATGGTCATGCTGACAAGGACAAGGACTTTGGCATG CTGCATCAAAAAGAAATGGCAATGGAGGGGCAAGTGGACATCGGATTACTGATGGGTGTAGCACAAAGGCAAATATCATTGAAG GCAAACAGCCTGCTGTCACATCACATGCCAATGGACACAGGAAATAGGAATTTTACATTACGTTTCAACTAA
- the LOC133907932 gene encoding uncharacterized protein At5g43822 isoform X3 has translation MESVVRKVQQRVRKAREEMDRWDDLNSRLLSHFSSAAAVISRLPVLGEDKNYGVLRSVPSIREDLLGDQMVSLELIFVSMRETLEEFNGIVKALNKALRNTTQMVKGGSSLTTKQMQLQVGILPTVAECLDGLRTFCEMHQDDSSDIAALRQLLVDQPNIPKDEAWHTPNELFCLLVWCRISGSQRIQ, from the exons ATGGAATCGGTGGTGCGGAAGGTGCAGCAGCGGGTGAGGAAGGCGCGCGAGGAGATGGACCGGTGGGACGACCTCAACTCCCGCCTCCTCTCCCACTtctccagcgccgccgccgtcatctCTCGCCTTCCG GTGCTTGGAGAGGATAAGAATTATGGTGTCTTGCGAAGCGTCCCCAGCATTAGGGAGGATCTCTTGGGGGACCAGATGGTGAGCCTGGAGCTCATCTTCGTTTCAATGAGGGAGACACT GGAGGAGTTCAATGGCATTGTGAAAGCTTTGAATAAGGCTCTGCGCAATACTACTCAGATGGTGAAAGGCGGGTCATCGCTCACCACGAAACAGATGCAGTTACAAGTGGGGATTTTGCCAACTGTTGCGGAGTGCTTGGATGGGCTTCGAACATTTTGCGAAATGCACCAGGATGA TTCCAGTGACATTGCTGCACTACGTCAACTCTTAGTAGACCAGCCAAACATACCAAAGGATGAAG CTTGGCATACTCCAAATGAGCTGTTCTGTCTCTTGGTATGGTGTCGCATCTCAGGATCTCAGCGGATACAGTAA
- the LOC133907932 gene encoding uncharacterized protein At5g43822 isoform X1, with protein MESVVRKVQQRVRKAREEMDRWDDLNSRLLSHFSSAAAVISRLPVLGEDKNYGVLRSVPSIREDLLGDQMVSLELIFVSMRETLEEFNGIVKALNKALRNTTQMVKGGSSLTTKQMQLQVGILPTVAECLDGLRTFCEMHQDEFALKSSIISFLTWKSSSSDIAALRQLLVDQPNIPKDEAWHTPNELFCLLVWCRISGSQRIQ; from the exons ATGGAATCGGTGGTGCGGAAGGTGCAGCAGCGGGTGAGGAAGGCGCGCGAGGAGATGGACCGGTGGGACGACCTCAACTCCCGCCTCCTCTCCCACTtctccagcgccgccgccgtcatctCTCGCCTTCCG GTGCTTGGAGAGGATAAGAATTATGGTGTCTTGCGAAGCGTCCCCAGCATTAGGGAGGATCTCTTGGGGGACCAGATGGTGAGCCTGGAGCTCATCTTCGTTTCAATGAGGGAGACACT GGAGGAGTTCAATGGCATTGTGAAAGCTTTGAATAAGGCTCTGCGCAATACTACTCAGATGGTGAAAGGCGGGTCATCGCTCACCACGAAACAGATGCAGTTACAAGTGGGGATTTTGCCAACTGTTGCGGAGTGCTTGGATGGGCTTCGAACATTTTGCGAAATGCACCAGGATGA GTTtgcactaaaatcatcaatCATATCCTTTTTGACATGGAAGAGCAG TTCCAGTGACATTGCTGCACTACGTCAACTCTTAGTAGACCAGCCAAACATACCAAAGGATGAAG CTTGGCATACTCCAAATGAGCTGTTCTGTCTCTTGGTATGGTGTCGCATCTCAGGATCTCAGCGGATACAGTAA
- the LOC133907932 gene encoding uncharacterized protein At5g43822 isoform X4: MESVVRKVQQRVRKAREEMDRWDDLNSRLLSHFSSAAAVISRLPVLGEDKNYGVLRSVPSIREDLLGDQMVSLELIFVSMRETLEEFNGIVKALNKALRNTTQMVKGGSSLTTKQMQLQVGILPTVAECLDGLRTFCEMHQDDSSDIAALRQLLVDQPNIPKDEVQSIFDTIFADEIC, translated from the exons ATGGAATCGGTGGTGCGGAAGGTGCAGCAGCGGGTGAGGAAGGCGCGCGAGGAGATGGACCGGTGGGACGACCTCAACTCCCGCCTCCTCTCCCACTtctccagcgccgccgccgtcatctCTCGCCTTCCG GTGCTTGGAGAGGATAAGAATTATGGTGTCTTGCGAAGCGTCCCCAGCATTAGGGAGGATCTCTTGGGGGACCAGATGGTGAGCCTGGAGCTCATCTTCGTTTCAATGAGGGAGACACT GGAGGAGTTCAATGGCATTGTGAAAGCTTTGAATAAGGCTCTGCGCAATACTACTCAGATGGTGAAAGGCGGGTCATCGCTCACCACGAAACAGATGCAGTTACAAGTGGGGATTTTGCCAACTGTTGCGGAGTGCTTGGATGGGCTTCGAACATTTTGCGAAATGCACCAGGATGA TTCCAGTGACATTGCTGCACTACGTCAACTCTTAGTAGACCAGCCAAACATACCAAAGGATGAAG TTCAATCCATATTCGACACTATATTTGCAGATGAAATTTGTTAA
- the LOC133907932 gene encoding uncharacterized protein At5g43822 isoform X2, with protein sequence MESVVRKVQQRVRKAREEMDRWDDLNSRLLSHFSSAAAVISRLPVLGEDKNYGVLRSVPSIREDLLGDQMVSLELIFVSMRETLEEFNGIVKALNKALRNTTQMVKGGSSLTTKQMQLQVGILPTVAECLDGLRTFCEMHQDEFALKSSIISFLTWKSSSSDIAALRQLLVDQPNIPKDEVQSIFDTIFADEIC encoded by the exons ATGGAATCGGTGGTGCGGAAGGTGCAGCAGCGGGTGAGGAAGGCGCGCGAGGAGATGGACCGGTGGGACGACCTCAACTCCCGCCTCCTCTCCCACTtctccagcgccgccgccgtcatctCTCGCCTTCCG GTGCTTGGAGAGGATAAGAATTATGGTGTCTTGCGAAGCGTCCCCAGCATTAGGGAGGATCTCTTGGGGGACCAGATGGTGAGCCTGGAGCTCATCTTCGTTTCAATGAGGGAGACACT GGAGGAGTTCAATGGCATTGTGAAAGCTTTGAATAAGGCTCTGCGCAATACTACTCAGATGGTGAAAGGCGGGTCATCGCTCACCACGAAACAGATGCAGTTACAAGTGGGGATTTTGCCAACTGTTGCGGAGTGCTTGGATGGGCTTCGAACATTTTGCGAAATGCACCAGGATGA GTTtgcactaaaatcatcaatCATATCCTTTTTGACATGGAAGAGCAG TTCCAGTGACATTGCTGCACTACGTCAACTCTTAGTAGACCAGCCAAACATACCAAAGGATGAAG TTCAATCCATATTCGACACTATATTTGCAGATGAAATTTGTTAA
- the LOC133907860 gene encoding peroxidase 57-like: MASAVRTGAAALVVALAVLALAGGGHAQLHYGFYKGKCNGSDVEAVVQGIVKARFARESPIVAYLLRMQFHECAVNGCDGGLLIDGPGTEKTAPPNLSVKGYDLIAAVKAELERRCPGVVSCSDIQILATRDAVALAGGQAYSVRTGRRDRRQSRASDVKLPAPEYTAAQAVAFYGTMGLSAFDTVLLLGAHTVGATHCSAIKSSRLYGYGGKVGATDPGMDPYYAFVYKNWVCPNTASSDGNLVFLDDQWSALRVDNNYYKNLQRRRGVLSVDQNLYNDGSTRWIVDLLANNAGLFQSLFPQALIKLSEVNVLTGTQGEIRKVCSKFN; this comes from the exons ATGGCGTCAGCAGTGCGCACGGGTGCGGCGGCGCTGGTGGTGGCGCTCGCGGTGTTGGctctcgccggcggcggccacgCGCAGCTGCACTATGGGTTCTACAAGGGCAAGTGCAACGGCAGCGACGTGGAGGCGGTGGTGCAGGGTATCGTGAAGGCCCGCTTCGCGCGCGAGAGCCCCATCGTCGCCTACCTCCTGCGCATGCAGTTCCACGAGTGCGCCGTCAAT GGCTGCGACGGCGGTCTGCTGATCGACGGCCCCGGCACGGAAAAGACGGCGCCGCCGAACCTGAGCGTGAAGGGCTACGACCTCATCGCGGCCGTCAAGGCGGAGCTGGAGCGGAGGTGCCCCGGCGTCGTGTCCTGCTCCGACATCCAGATCCTGGCCACCAGGGACGCCGTGGCGCTGGCCGGCGGGCAGGCATACTCTGTGCGCACGGGGCGGAGGGACCGCCGCCAGTCCCGGGCCTCCGACGTCAAGCTCCCGGCGCCGGAGTACACGGCGGCTCAGGCGGTCGCGTTCTACGGCACGATGGGTCTGAGCGCGTTCGACACGGTTCTCCTGCTGGGCGCGCACACGGTGGGCGCCACGCACTGCAGCGCGATCAAGAGCAGCCGACTATACGGGTACGGCGGGAAGGTCGGCGCGACGGACCCCGGTATGGACCCGTACTACGCGTTCGTGTACAAGAACTGGGTGTGCCCCAACACGGCGTCGTCGGACGGCAACCTCGTGTTCCTGGACGATCAGTGGAGCGCGCTGCGGGTGGACAACAACTACTACAAGAACCTGCAGCGCCGCCGCGGCGTGCTCTCCGTCGACCAGAACCTGTACAACGATGGCTCCACGCGCTGGATCGTGGACCTGCTCGCCAACAATGCCGGCCTCTTCCAGTCGCTGTTCCCGCAGGCGCTCATCAAGCTCAGCGAGGTCAACGTGCTCACCGGCACGCAGGGGGAGATCCGCAAGGTCTGCAGCAAGTTCAACTGA